From the Winogradskyella forsetii genome, the window CAAATATTCTGAAGCTAAAACTTCGCCATTGGTTCCCGTTTGACGGCCTTCAAGCTTATCATCAGCTAAAAAAGTAACGTCCTCTTTTATTTTGTTTTCGGCAACTTTAGGTTCATTTTTACACGATAGTAACCCTATTAAAACCGATAAAAAGACTAATTTTTTCATTTCAAAATATCCATTTAATTGATTCGGTAAAATGTAATTCGCCATAAAAATTCAACGTAATTTAGACTGTAGAATATGGCTCATTTCATCACTAAATCTTACTTTTGACCAAAATTAGGCATTAATTGCCACTTATTATAATTCATTGTTATGAACAGAATCATTGTTGTTTTAATTCTATTAGTTACGTTTTCGTCTTGTAAAAATGAAAATACGTCCCAAACTTCTTCTGAAAGCAAAATAGATACGATGGAAACAAAAAATCCTTTAATCTATCCAGAGGAAACTCATTTCAAATCCATAAGACAAGTGACGTTTGGAGGCGATAATGCAGAAGCCTACTGGAGTTTTGACGATAAGCAATTGGTGTTTCAATCCAATAATGAGAAATGGAACGTTGGTTGCGACCAAATGTTTCTAATGGATGCCAATGACACCTTTACGGATAGCATTGCACCACCAATGATCAGTACAGGAAAGGGCAGAACCACTTGTGCTTATTTCCTTCCTGATAACCAACATATAATTTACGCTTCTACGCATCTTGGTGGCGATGATTGTCCTGATACTCCACTTAGAAAAAACGGAAAATACATTTGGCCAATCTATGATAGCTACGATATTTTTGTCGCTGATTTAGAAGGGAATATTGTGAACCAACTAACCAATGAAGTTGGTTATGATGCGGAACCAACCGTATCTCCAAAAGGCGATAAAATTGTGTTTACGTCGACCCGAAGTGGCGATTTAGAATTGTACACTATGAATATTGATGGTAGCGATGTCAAACAAATTACTCACGAATTAGGTTATGATGGAGGTGCCTTCTTTTCGCCAGATGGCACTAAATTAATTTTCCGCTCATCGCGACCTAAAACCGAACAGGAAATAAAAGATTACAAGGATTTATTGGCTGAAGGCTTAGTAGAACCAACAGATATGGAACTTTATATCTGCAATGCGGATGGTTCTGAATTAAGACAATTAACCGATTTAGGAAATGCCAATTGGAGTCCATTTTTTCATCCTTCTGGCGAAAAGATTTTATTCTCTTCTAATTTTGAAGCGGAACGTGGTTTTCCTTTTAATTTGTATTTAATCGATATTGATGGGAAGAATTTAAAGCGTGTGACCCATGGCGAAACATTTGATGCGTTTCCAGTATTTTCTAATGATGGAAAATATTTGGCGTTTTCTTCTAACCGTAATAATGGAGGTGGACGTGATACGAATTTGTTTATCGCAGAATGGCAGGACTAAAAAATTCCTTTGAAAAAAGGAATCTCATTATTTTGATAACTAAACTTTATTAATGTAGGGATTCATTCTAATTGTACGTGAATGCTACGGTAAGTTTCGAAAAGTATCTACAGCTTCAGCTTAACTTAAACACCAATTTTTTGTACCTAAAAGCACAATTTTCCACTCTTGTACTAGAATTTCAATTCTATGTTGTACCTAACGGCACAACCGCCAAAGCCGAAAATGGAACTCCTTCAATTTGTAATTAATTAATATTGATGGGAAATATCTAGTATATTCTTCTAACTCAAATAATAGTGTGTTGGATTTAGACTAAACACCAATTTGTTTAAAGCAGAATGGCTGAATTAATAGTGGCTTTCTCAATAAATAAAAGTCCTTTCCTGCTTATGCTGAGCACAGTCGAAGTCTGGGGGAATCCTGATAGCTATCGGCATAAGATGGAATCTACTGTAAATCTTTAAGTCGTTCTCGTTCTTCCGCTGAAGTGGTACGTTCATTGGTACTTAACTTTGTGTTTCCAAAATTATAACGGAAGCCTAGTTTGATATAGCGATTATCATCATCAATAAAACTAGAACTCGATTGGTTCAAATACCTCGTACTGGTGTCATAGTCTTGAAGGTTAAAAATATCTTCAACAGCTAATGAAATAATTCCTTTTTTCTTAAAAATGGATTTTGAAACACTCAACTCTGAAATCAAGCGATCTCCAACAGTTTGAAATTGTTGTAAATTTTTACCAACCCAAGTGAATGTGAGATTAACATTTAAACTTTGATCTTTTAAAAAGGACATACTATTCATCAATATGCTATAATTAGACCATTGCTCTTGTTCCACAAATCCTTCTCCAAAATTTGCTTCTTCAGAAATATTGTAAAATGAGGTTACAAAATAAAGATTCCAAGTGCTAGTCGGGTAATAATCGAAAATAAAATCGAAACCATATTCTACTTTTTTATCAAGATTTGTAGGCGTAAAAGCTATAATGTTAGTCAGATTATTTTGACGAGGCAACTCCACAATATCACCATCATAGTTCATATAATAGGCTTCAACGGTAAAATGCTCTAAAAAATTCGTTCCTATTTTATAATGGTCTCGATAAGTAGGTACTAAATTAGGATTTCCCAAAACCTTTGTGTTTAGATTTAAAAAAAATGTAAATGGATTC encodes:
- a CDS encoding TolB family protein; protein product: MNRIIVVLILLVTFSSCKNENTSQTSSESKIDTMETKNPLIYPEETHFKSIRQVTFGGDNAEAYWSFDDKQLVFQSNNEKWNVGCDQMFLMDANDTFTDSIAPPMISTGKGRTTCAYFLPDNQHIIYASTHLGGDDCPDTPLRKNGKYIWPIYDSYDIFVADLEGNIVNQLTNEVGYDAEPTVSPKGDKIVFTSTRSGDLELYTMNIDGSDVKQITHELGYDGGAFFSPDGTKLIFRSSRPKTEQEIKDYKDLLAEGLVEPTDMELYICNADGSELRQLTDLGNANWSPFFHPSGEKILFSSNFEAERGFPFNLYLIDIDGKNLKRVTHGETFDAFPVFSNDGKYLAFSSNRNNGGGRDTNLFIAEWQD